In Deltaproteobacteria bacterium HGW-Deltaproteobacteria-6, one genomic interval encodes:
- a CDS encoding ATPase, with translation MEYKSVNNVQERLEQAGYIPSREIATVVFLAQATQKPVLIEGPAGVGKTELAKAVARSLDRELIRLQCYEGLDEAKALYEWEYAKQLLYTQMVKDRINDIIGSTATLAQAVDQIAAQEDAFFSDRFIQPRPLLQAISSEKPVVLLLDEVDKSDPEFEAFLLELLSDFQVSIPELGTRKAIKIPFVLLTSNNYRDMSDALKRRCVHLYIDYPARDTEIAIVRLKIPEIEEKLCAVLVDAIRKIRTLDLKKSPSISETLDWAQSLLALQISELTPEVVSETLNVICKYQIDLEKVRKNMNRVVT, from the coding sequence ATGGAATATAAAAGTGTGAATAATGTTCAGGAGAGGCTGGAACAGGCGGGCTACATCCCGTCCAGAGAAATAGCCACCGTTGTTTTTCTGGCCCAGGCAACGCAGAAACCCGTTTTGATTGAAGGACCGGCAGGCGTCGGCAAGACGGAACTGGCCAAAGCAGTCGCCCGCAGCCTGGATCGCGAATTGATCCGTCTCCAATGCTACGAAGGCCTGGACGAAGCCAAGGCCCTTTATGAGTGGGAATATGCCAAGCAGCTGCTCTACACCCAGATGGTAAAAGATAGAATCAACGACATCATCGGCTCCACGGCAACACTGGCTCAGGCGGTGGACCAGATTGCCGCCCAGGAAGACGCCTTCTTTTCCGACCGTTTCATCCAGCCGCGTCCGCTTTTGCAGGCCATCAGCTCGGAAAAACCCGTCGTACTGCTCCTTGACGAGGTGGATAAATCCGATCCGGAATTTGAAGCTTTCCTTCTGGAACTGCTTTCCGATTTTCAGGTTTCCATCCCCGAGTTAGGAACACGCAAGGCCATCAAGATTCCTTTTGTCCTGCTCACCTCCAACAACTACCGGGATATGAGCGACGCGCTCAAACGCCGCTGCGTTCATCTCTATATTGATTATCCGGCGCGCGACACGGAGATCGCCATTGTCCGCCTGAAAATTCCGGAGATCGAGGAAAAACTCTGCGCCGTTCTGGTGGATGCCATCCGCAAAATCCGCACACTTGATCTGAAAAAAAGCCCCAGCATTTCAGAAACACTCGACTGGGCGCAATCGCTTCTGGCGCTGCAGATTTCCGAACTGACGCCGGAAGTCGTCTCCGAAACACTCAACGTCATTTGCAAATATCAGATCGATCTGGAAAAAGTGCGTAAGAACATGAATCGGGTTGTCACTTGA
- a CDS encoding Na+-translocating decarboxylase subunit beta, with the protein MTWDAVINIFQGVTTLADSFAHNPKMAVARIALILLGLFLVYMGKKGFLEALLMIPMGLGMATVNAAIMYFDPLNLHGGMGTLFVEAQAGATADAVKNAADLMTVLQIDWLQPIYTYTFSNGLIACLVFMGIGALLDVGYVMARPFQSMFIAVCAELGTIVTLPIAQMFGYTPQQAAAIAIVGGADGPMVLFTSLHLAPELFVPIAIIAYLYLGFAYGGYPYMVKMLVPKKLMAIKPAPPKKVRHITSGQKMLFAVVACVFLSFLLPVAAPLFFCLFFGVVVRESGIKEYINLLQGPILYLSTMFLGLLLGVLCDANTIMDPKVLPLLLLGILSLIISGIGGIIAGYILYFATGGKYNPAIGIAGVSCVPTTAKVAQKLVSKANKTAIVLPEALGANISGVITTAIIAGIYCSLLAK; encoded by the coding sequence ATGACATGGGATGCTGTCATTAATATTTTTCAGGGTGTCACCACCCTGGCGGACTCGTTTGCCCATAACCCGAAAATGGCTGTTGCCAGAATCGCTCTGATTCTGCTGGGGCTTTTTCTGGTTTATATGGGCAAAAAAGGATTTCTGGAGGCGCTGCTCATGATCCCCATGGGACTGGGCATGGCCACGGTCAATGCGGCGATCATGTATTTTGATCCTCTGAATCTGCATGGCGGAATGGGGACGCTTTTTGTGGAAGCGCAGGCGGGAGCTACGGCCGACGCCGTAAAAAACGCCGCCGATCTGATGACGGTCTTACAGATTGACTGGCTCCAGCCCATCTACACATACACCTTCAGCAACGGCTTGATTGCCTGCCTTGTTTTTATGGGGATCGGAGCTTTGCTGGACGTGGGTTATGTGATGGCCCGGCCTTTTCAGAGCATGTTCATTGCCGTCTGCGCGGAGCTGGGAACCATTGTTACACTGCCCATCGCCCAGATGTTCGGCTACACGCCGCAGCAGGCGGCCGCCATTGCGATTGTCGGCGGCGCGGACGGTCCGATGGTTCTATTCACCTCCCTGCATCTGGCGCCCGAACTCTTTGTGCCCATCGCCATCATTGCTTATCTTTATCTAGGGTTTGCCTACGGGGGGTATCCTTACATGGTCAAGATGCTGGTGCCCAAAAAGCTGATGGCCATCAAACCCGCGCCGCCCAAAAAGGTCAGACACATTACATCCGGCCAGAAAATGCTTTTTGCCGTTGTCGCGTGCGTCTTTCTGTCTTTCCTGCTTCCGGTGGCCGCTCCGTTATTTTTCTGCCTGTTTTTCGGCGTGGTCGTCCGGGAATCCGGCATCAAAGAATATATTAATCTTTTGCAGGGGCCGATCCTTTATTTATCCACGATGTTTCTGGGGCTGCTGCTGGGTGTTCTTTGCGACGCCAACACGATTATGGATCCGAAAGTTCTGCCTTTGCTGCTATTGGGAATATTATCGCTGATCATCTCCGGCATCGGCGGTATTATTGCCGGTTATATTCTGTATTTTGCAACGGGCGGCAAATACAATCCCGCCATCGGTATTGCCGGTGTCAGTTGCGTGCCGACCACGGCCAAAGTGGCCCAGAAACTGGTTTCCAAGGCCAACAAGACGGCTATTGTTCTGCCGGAAGCGCTGGGAGCGAATATCAGCGGTGTAATTACCACGGCGATTATTGCCGGCATTTACTGCAGCCTGCTTGCGAAATAA